One window of the Candidatus Diapherotrites archaeon genome contains the following:
- a CDS encoding adenosine-specific kinase yields the protein MDKARFSVIEIENPETNEIIIGQGNFTVKTIEDFYDVLVSSSPGIEFGVAMNEAKPKLVRVNGNLQELKDRAAKTCLQLGAGHAFVIYFRKAFPLHVLNAIKSMPTIANIYCATSNPLQLITAETSLGKSITGVVDGTAADKIETPKEKKERLELLEKLGFRKKE from the coding sequence ATGGATAAAGCAAGGTTTTCGGTCATTGAAATAGAGAACCCTGAAACAAACGAAATAATCATAGGCCAAGGCAATTTTACGGTGAAAACAATAGAAGACTTCTATGACGTCCTGGTGAGCAGCAGTCCTGGAATAGAATTCGGGGTGGCAATGAACGAGGCAAAACCAAAGCTGGTTAGAGTGAACGGGAACTTACAAGAACTAAAGGACAGGGCAGCAAAAACCTGCCTTCAATTAGGCGCAGGCCATGCATTCGTGATATACTTCAGGAAAGCCTTTCCATTGCACGTATTGAACGCAATAAAATCAATGCCCACAATAGCAAACATTTACTGCGCTACAAGCAATCCCCTGCAATTAATCACAGCAGAAACATCACTGGGAAAAAGCATTACAGGTGTTGTTGATGGAACAGCAGCAGACAAAATTGAAACACCAAAAGAAAAAAAAGAAAGGCTTGAACTGTTAGAAAAATTAGGCTTCAGGAAAAAAGAATAA
- a CDS encoding DUF202 domain-containing protein produces the protein MEDYLKRKEEEEKLMSKNPVLLQILLSKEQTIESKLRTAFSLIQTAIGLAAFGLAIITFFKGELGYLIIGAFLILIALILVWFAIKRYFHYAQESQIIKEHRADLRELIGQE, from the coding sequence ATGGAAGACTACCTTAAAAGAAAAGAAGAAGAAGAAAAGCTGATGAGTAAGAACCCTGTGCTGCTCCAGATACTCCTCTCAAAAGAGCAGACCATAGAATCAAAGCTTAGGACAGCCTTCTCTTTGATCCAGACAGCAATAGGCCTTGCAGCCTTCGGCCTTGCAATAATAACCTTCTTTAAAGGCGAACTTGGATACCTGATTATTGGGGCATTCTTAATTCTTATTGCATTAATTTTGGTGTGGTTCGCAATAAAACGCTACTTCCATTACGCCCAAGAAAGCCAGATAATAAAAGAGCACAGGGCAGACTTAAGGGAATTAATAGGACAAGAATAA
- a CDS encoding nucleotidyl transferase AbiEii/AbiGii toxin family protein, whose product MDLISKARLQNIAAEKGFNLIYLEKDYFLTVLLYLIKDIKGLYFKGGTALNKTVFNHTRLSEDLDFTCTAKISEVKRKIEEIIKENLGLFTRIGTDKETGKFTRIQVFYKGYFRKKEYVNVDLNANARIHLKPEEKNVKHFYYRKIPRFSVQTLNFKELIAEKVSATFGRNAPRDYYDLYNIITKKIPVNIKLVKQKLKEHNQKFDINKIFKPGSKVYSRWQTDLLPLTKTKPEYKKVIKTIAKYFKYKQKK is encoded by the coding sequence ATGGATTTAATCAGCAAAGCCAGGCTTCAGAACATTGCGGCTGAAAAAGGCTTTAACCTCATTTACCTAGAAAAAGACTATTTTCTTACTGTCTTGCTGTATTTAATCAAAGACATTAAAGGCTTGTACTTCAAGGGCGGAACAGCATTAAACAAAACTGTATTCAACCACACAAGGCTGAGCGAGGACTTGGACTTCACTTGCACGGCAAAAATAAGCGAAGTTAAAAGGAAGATTGAAGAAATAATAAAAGAAAACCTTGGATTATTTACAAGAATTGGAACAGACAAAGAAACAGGAAAATTTACCAGAATCCAAGTCTTTTATAAAGGTTATTTCAGGAAAAAAGAATACGTTAATGTTGATTTGAATGCTAACGCCAGAATTCACTTAAAGCCGGAAGAAAAAAACGTAAAGCATTTTTATTACAGGAAAATCCCAAGGTTCTCGGTACAAACATTAAACTTCAAGGAACTTATCGCAGAAAAGGTTTCAGCAACATTCGGGCGCAACGCGCCAAGAGACTATTACGACCTTTACAACATAATAACCAAAAAAATTCCAGTAAACATAAAACTCGTAAAACAAAAACTGAAAGAACACAACCAAAAATTTGACATCAATAAAATATTCAAGCCAGGAAGCAAAGTATACAGTAGATGGCAAACAGACCTGCTTCCACTCACAAAAACAAAACCAGAATACAAAAAAGTAATAAAAACAATAGCAAAATACTTCAAATACAAGCAAAAAAAATAA
- a CDS encoding helicase HerA-like domain-containing protein: protein MSEEEEKPRAESGEEKHRVEKSIVKEDNDIFDEVFEGKKEKRVEQRIEETEEEEKEMNEKEGKELGGEEELIPIKEKKKKKEKEKKLKGVEGARQEMLQEKEKDKLKREIIKKALKSATIEPEIMEPEIEEVELEPEEISPEDIEGLGEKYLKEELGEKESEVELIEPATVPLRFLEYEAKNSVFIGRKKSVFQSYKDEAGLLIGRVEEDGKHKEKTVLLDGLNPHVIFVCGARGSGKCLTGDSLITLEDGSIIPIKELEYNNKRVLGLNHELKIVPLKKEGFYKRKVDKLFSLLLRSGREIKLTPEHPLLTINGWVQAQELKRKDSIATPRILNVFGNSKMKEGDVKLLAYFIAEGHLGNAFVLFSNQDKKIIEDFSKSIREFDENLRIEVHSKSWCYRIAQKKKGIDLRNIVRNEKGQFTNKGFVITQKSSLAKWFESIGLYGKLSKEKFIPEEILKLSKEQLALFLNRLFSCDGSIHKVSGSEKNWLISYASSSEKLIRQVQHLLLRFGIISKIKPKKTKFKEKIFDSFELVISSESVIKFIQEIGFFGIKELRQETAIKNMLEINRNPNIDTIPKDIWDIYRPKNWTATARAMGYSQKSLKSLHNAINYAPSREKLLKIAQIDENKGVQLIAESDIFWDEVVELKEIEGEEVYDISVPEYHNFIANDIIVHNSYVLGVIAEELALRNKNIGTIVIDPVGVFWSMRYPNKEEKELKELIEWNLMPQGLENLKVFVPEGIKAEIPRNTYDATFAVLPSMLSVEDWCLTFGMERFGPTGLLLDKVLKKIEHGYKTTEAKYIKAKKGNYSLEELIQCLETEEELNSKERGYKQDSIRALASRLEAAKNWGIFSEKGTPLSELSRENQLTVLDTSFLEDNVGALVIGILARRILSARKISTRKESAKKLKASMDEMLELEIPPTWLFIDEAHTLIPSGNVKTPATEALVEYVKQGRRPGCSIVFATQQPSAIDTKVLSQLDILISHKLVFDDDIKAIYKRIPTIIPFKYKKSNFIRTLPIGKALVGDRREETSRAFVLSIRPRISQHEGRDVEATSIESKMSEEQVQKLAVEMLISKLNREGEIELPQVNSLIDTLNSKYKTKVMLSSVLDALEDKMVSIDSEKIFLPSAIKKEEEIAERKELIEEKGIERGIEGKAEEMAEAFHSFPIRFSEERARRIAESARKKKKLGLIGREEQLKSLNLYYEKIFKIQYNDFNQRQEFFSNNCYVSSETGEFLHATDREFIESKGFSKVIPLGRDEASTLGRLIERKNLKELIGLGGISEEKAKKVLEELTRKGFVKKELKEGKASYFLNSQLELPPNPRHKIVNSLDELPLTEIKAGQVKKENFTESQVMQALQNYWPSIVIKKLSLILKPYFEAVLEEAGKERRLKIDAITGKII, encoded by the coding sequence ATGAGCGAAGAAGAGGAAAAGCCAAGGGCTGAAAGCGGGGAAGAAAAGCACAGGGTGGAGAAGAGCATTGTGAAGGAAGACAACGACATATTTGATGAAGTGTTTGAGGGAAAAAAGGAAAAGAGGGTGGAGCAAAGAATTGAAGAGACTGAAGAAGAGGAAAAAGAAATGAATGAAAAGGAAGGAAAGGAATTAGGAGGGGAAGAGGAATTAATTCCAATTAAAGAAAAAAAGAAGAAAAAAGAAAAGGAAAAGAAGTTGAAGGGCGTTGAAGGCGCAAGGCAGGAAATGCTCCAAGAAAAAGAGAAAGACAAACTCAAGAGGGAGATAATAAAAAAGGCATTGAAGTCTGCAACAATAGAGCCAGAGATAATGGAACCTGAAATTGAAGAAGTAGAATTAGAGCCTGAAGAGATAAGCCCTGAAGACATTGAAGGCCTGGGAGAAAAATACCTTAAAGAAGAATTAGGAGAAAAAGAAAGCGAAGTAGAATTAATTGAGCCTGCAACAGTGCCTTTAAGGTTTCTGGAGTATGAAGCAAAAAATTCTGTTTTCATTGGAAGAAAAAAATCAGTCTTCCAGTCCTACAAGGACGAGGCAGGCCTCTTGATTGGGAGAGTGGAAGAAGACGGAAAACATAAAGAAAAAACAGTATTATTAGACGGACTGAACCCTCACGTAATATTTGTTTGCGGCGCGAGAGGATCGGGAAAATGCCTTACAGGCGATTCACTGATAACATTAGAAGACGGATCAATTATACCTATAAAAGAATTAGAATACAACAACAAAAGGGTCTTGGGATTAAATCATGAACTAAAAATAGTTCCATTAAAAAAAGAGGGCTTTTACAAAAGAAAAGTAGACAAATTGTTTTCTCTCCTGTTAAGGAGTGGAAGAGAAATAAAATTGACTCCAGAACACCCTCTCCTTACAATTAATGGGTGGGTGCAGGCACAAGAACTAAAAAGAAAAGACAGTATAGCAACTCCAAGAATTCTTAATGTGTTTGGAAACAGTAAAATGAAAGAAGGGGATGTAAAGCTTTTAGCTTATTTTATAGCAGAAGGCCATCTTGGAAATGCCTTTGTATTGTTTAGTAATCAAGACAAAAAAATAATTGAAGATTTCTCTAAAAGCATAAGGGAATTTGACGAAAACCTGAGGATCGAAGTGCACAGCAAAAGCTGGTGCTATAGAATAGCACAAAAAAAGAAAGGCATTGATTTAAGAAATATTGTAAGAAATGAAAAAGGGCAGTTTACAAACAAGGGTTTTGTCATTACACAAAAAAGCTCTCTGGCTAAATGGTTTGAAAGCATTGGCTTATACGGAAAGCTTTCAAAAGAGAAATTTATTCCGGAAGAAATATTAAAGCTTTCAAAAGAACAACTGGCCTTATTTCTTAACAGGCTTTTCAGCTGTGATGGAAGCATTCACAAGGTAAGCGGAAGCGAAAAAAACTGGCTGATTTCTTATGCTAGTTCCTCAGAGAAACTAATAAGGCAAGTGCAACACCTTCTGCTTAGATTTGGGATAATCTCAAAGATTAAACCAAAAAAAACAAAATTTAAAGAGAAAATATTTGATTCTTTTGAATTGGTTATTTCATCTGAAAGCGTAATCAAATTCATTCAAGAAATAGGCTTTTTTGGAATAAAAGAATTAAGACAAGAAACTGCAATAAAAAACATGCTTGAAATTAACAGAAACCCCAACATAGATACAATTCCAAAAGACATTTGGGATATTTATAGGCCAAAGAATTGGACGGCAACAGCCAGAGCTATGGGTTACAGCCAAAAGTCATTAAAGTCATTGCATAATGCCATAAATTATGCTCCTTCAAGAGAAAAGCTATTGAAAATTGCCCAAATAGATGAAAATAAGGGAGTACAACTGATAGCAGAATCAGACATTTTTTGGGATGAGGTAGTTGAATTAAAAGAAATAGAAGGGGAAGAAGTGTATGATATTTCTGTCCCAGAATACCACAATTTTATTGCAAACGATATAATTGTTCATAATTCTTACGTCCTTGGAGTCATAGCAGAGGAACTGGCTCTAAGAAACAAGAACATTGGCACAATAGTAATTGACCCTGTGGGAGTATTCTGGAGCATGAGGTATCCAAACAAAGAGGAAAAAGAATTAAAGGAATTAATTGAATGGAATTTAATGCCTCAAGGCCTGGAGAACTTAAAGGTATTCGTGCCAGAAGGCATTAAAGCAGAAATTCCAAGGAATACTTACGATGCAACATTTGCAGTACTGCCTTCAATGCTTTCAGTGGAAGACTGGTGCCTTACGTTTGGAATGGAGCGCTTTGGGCCGACAGGCCTTCTGTTAGACAAAGTACTCAAAAAAATAGAGCATGGTTATAAGACAACAGAAGCAAAATACATTAAAGCAAAGAAAGGAAACTACAGCTTGGAGGAATTGATTCAATGCCTTGAAACAGAAGAAGAATTAAATTCAAAAGAGAGAGGCTACAAGCAAGATTCCATCAGGGCTCTGGCTTCAAGGCTTGAAGCAGCAAAGAACTGGGGCATATTCTCAGAGAAAGGCACTCCATTAAGCGAATTAAGCAGGGAAAACCAGCTTACTGTTTTAGACACAAGCTTTTTAGAGGACAATGTCGGGGCATTAGTAATAGGGATTCTGGCTAGAAGAATCCTTTCAGCAAGAAAGATTTCTACAAGAAAAGAGAGCGCAAAAAAATTGAAGGCAAGCATGGACGAAATGCTTGAACTGGAGATTCCTCCAACATGGCTGTTCATAGATGAAGCCCACACTTTAATTCCCTCAGGGAATGTAAAAACGCCTGCAACAGAGGCTTTAGTGGAATACGTAAAGCAGGGAAGGAGGCCTGGCTGCAGCATTGTTTTTGCAACACAGCAGCCCAGCGCAATAGACACAAAGGTTTTATCCCAATTGGATATTCTTATTTCGCATAAACTGGTTTTTGACGACGACATAAAAGCAATATACAAGAGGATTCCGACAATAATTCCATTCAAATACAAGAAAAGCAATTTCATTAGGACTCTCCCAATTGGAAAAGCATTAGTAGGAGACAGGAGAGAGGAAACAAGCAGGGCTTTCGTGCTGAGCATTAGGCCCAGGATAAGCCAGCACGAAGGAAGGGATGTAGAGGCAACATCAATTGAATCAAAAATGAGCGAAGAACAAGTCCAAAAACTTGCAGTGGAAATGCTTATCTCAAAATTGAACAGGGAAGGAGAAATAGAATTGCCTCAAGTGAATTCGCTTATTGACACGCTGAACAGCAAGTATAAAACAAAGGTAATGCTCTCCTCAGTTCTTGACGCCCTTGAAGACAAGATGGTTTCAATTGATTCAGAGAAAATATTCCTGCCTTCAGCAATAAAAAAAGAGGAAGAAATAGCAGAAAGAAAGGAATTAATTGAAGAAAAAGGAATTGAAAGGGGAATTGAAGGCAAAGCAGAAGAAATGGCAGAAGCATTTCATTCGTTCCCGATCAGATTCAGTGAAGAGAGAGCCAGAAGGATTGCTGAAAGCGCAAGGAAGAAGAAAAAATTGGGTTTGATTGGAAGGGAAGAGCAATTGAAATCTTTGAATCTGTACTACGAAAAAATATTCAAGATTCAATACAATGACTTTAACCAAAGACAGGAATTCTTTTCCAACAACTGTTATGTGAGTTCTGAGACCGGTGAATTTCTGCATGCAACAGACAGAGAATTCATTGAATCAAAAGGATTCTCAAAAGTCATTCCCTTAGGAAGGGATGAAGCAAGCACTCTCGGAAGGCTTATTGAAAGAAAAAACCTGAAAGAATTAATTGGGCTGGGAGGCATAAGCGAAGAGAAAGCAAAGAAAGTGCTCGAAGAACTTACAAGAAAAGGATTCGTGAAAAAAGAATTAAAAGAGGGGAAGGCATCCTATTTCCTCAACTCGCAATTAGAGCTTCCGCCAAACCCAAGGCACAAAATTGTCAATTCACTGGATGAACTGCCTTTAACAGAAATAAAAGCAGGGCAAGTCAAGAAAGAAAACTTCACTGAAAGCCAGGTAATGCAGGCCCTGCAAAACTATTGGCCTTCAATTGTAATCAAAAAGCTTTCATTAATACTGAAGCCCTACTTTGAGGCTGTCCTAGAAGAAGCAGGAAAAGAAAGAAGGCTTAAGATAGACGCAATCACGGGAAAAATAATTTAA
- a CDS encoding M50 family metallopeptidase, with the protein MKNSFSFGRILGISLELHITFILLIIAIAAGILLLDTKNFIPTMLLLFFLFLSVFLHELVHSIVAVYKGVKVKKIILLPIGGLAQTERMPEKPLDEFLISIAGPLFNFLVVFAVALSVVFLHLPFPSIQQLSNPALLEQLMMQYPLFALFWVNLILGAFNLFVPAMPMDGGRVLRSLLAIKFGTVKATGFATKLSIAIAAAMFLIGIFANFWLAIIAVFVYFGAQAENEATQIKAVLERSPIKKLIKPLPKTVSGEKTLKELYGEMKKRNQTGLLIKLGKGLGYIGIESLKQEKKENWGKIKAKEKAQKIPSIPIESTASEALTKLMQSPYSFFTVKEKAKITGIIEQSALTKLFQLKRIGEV; encoded by the coding sequence ATGAAAAACTCATTCAGTTTTGGAAGAATTTTAGGCATAAGCCTTGAACTGCACATAACCTTCATACTCCTAATAATAGCCATTGCAGCAGGCATCCTATTGCTTGACACAAAAAATTTTATTCCCACAATGCTCTTGCTTTTCTTCCTCTTCCTTTCAGTATTCCTGCACGAATTAGTTCACTCAATTGTTGCAGTATACAAGGGCGTGAAAGTAAAAAAAATAATCCTGCTTCCAATAGGAGGCTTAGCACAAACAGAAAGAATGCCTGAAAAACCATTAGACGAATTCCTCATCTCAATTGCAGGCCCATTATTCAATTTCCTTGTGGTCTTTGCAGTAGCATTATCAGTTGTATTCCTGCACCTGCCTTTCCCTTCAATACAGCAGTTAAGCAATCCAGCCCTATTAGAACAGTTAATGATGCAATACCCTTTATTCGCATTATTCTGGGTCAACCTAATTTTAGGTGCATTCAACCTCTTTGTTCCTGCAATGCCAATGGACGGCGGCAGGGTTTTAAGGTCATTGCTTGCAATTAAATTCGGGACAGTAAAAGCAACAGGCTTTGCAACAAAACTCAGCATTGCAATAGCAGCAGCAATGTTTCTCATAGGAATATTCGCCAATTTCTGGCTTGCAATAATCGCAGTATTCGTTTACTTTGGGGCCCAAGCAGAAAACGAGGCAACACAAATAAAAGCAGTCCTTGAAAGAAGCCCAATAAAAAAATTAATTAAGCCCTTGCCAAAAACAGTCTCAGGCGAAAAAACACTTAAAGAATTATATGGCGAAATGAAGAAAAGAAACCAGACAGGCCTGCTAATAAAATTAGGCAAAGGGCTTGGATACATTGGAATTGAATCCTTAAAGCAAGAAAAAAAAGAGAACTGGGGCAAAATAAAAGCAAAAGAGAAAGCACAGAAGATTCCCTCAATTCCAATAGAATCAACTGCCTCTGAAGCACTCACAAAACTAATGCAGTCGCCTTACAGCTTCTTCACAGTAAAAGAAAAAGCAAAAATAACAGGCATAATAGAACAGTCTGCCCTCACCAAACTATTCCAACTGAAAAGAATCGGAGAAGTATAA
- a CDS encoding YIP1 family protein has protein sequence MLNFSMIPEILLIPREGFNALKKETEALDGITTGVILFIASTALSVGFLALFEPNKFDVISEIKTLSTSMVFIIIFTIIVGTIAAKTAKKAFNGIGDAAITISFSGYSQAVYFIISLLMTLLTIILGLTILKEMPQNIFSLALSTGPAGMLFLAVIAAGALWWLYVHGSGIAEANNLSFFKGVAVSLFASITAIAITTFIVLTADFVIVTQTGFSIIP, from the coding sequence ATGCTGAATTTTTCAATGATCCCTGAGATACTGCTTATCCCTAGAGAAGGCTTCAATGCACTGAAAAAAGAGACAGAGGCATTGGACGGAATAACCACTGGGGTAATACTCTTCATTGCGTCAACAGCCCTTTCTGTGGGATTCCTTGCCTTATTTGAACCCAACAAATTTGATGTTATTTCAGAAATAAAAACGCTTTCAACAAGCATGGTGTTCATAATAATTTTCACGATAATTGTGGGAACAATTGCAGCAAAGACAGCAAAAAAAGCATTCAATGGCATAGGCGATGCCGCAATAACAATAAGTTTTAGCGGTTACAGCCAGGCAGTATACTTCATTATCTCACTCCTGATGACCTTGCTGACAATAATTTTAGGCCTCACAATACTAAAGGAAATGCCACAAAACATTTTTTCCTTGGCGCTCTCAACAGGCCCTGCAGGCATGCTGTTCCTTGCAGTAATTGCTGCAGGAGCCCTCTGGTGGCTTTATGTTCACGGAAGCGGCATAGCAGAAGCAAACAACCTCTCTTTTTTCAAAGGGGTTGCAGTATCATTGTTCGCCAGCATTACAGCAATAGCAATAACAACATTCATTGTCCTTACAGCAGACTTTGTCATAGTAACGCAAACAGGCTTTTCAATAATCCCCTAA
- a CDS encoding pitrilysin family protein — protein MIKEFYLKNGINLLVEERKESKSVAIVVAVNFGSLYENRKQAGIAHLIEHLMFSGTKKRNKKQISEEIDNIGGKINAFTSNDMTAYYVELQDKHLDIGLGVLSDCLQNSLFEEKNTELEKQIILKEINQLKDNLPYYSIDLFQKLCFKDNKMESVIGTKETVGNIKREDILNYYSRFYAPKNFIVSVVGNVKAQEVKEKVKQKFLNKKLPETKRIELKKERQEKREKIIKRQVNQAHLAFGVRAPKSNEKSVFAMEVINAFLGGGLSSRLVQEIREKRGLAYVVHSIYESNPFFGFFLLYVGTGKKNLGLVKELIGKELLELKEKKLGETELKNAKQYIEGKLLLNEENNYEKAINTVKYKQNRIKSTEEYLKKIKEVTAREVMDTAKKYFGEEKIVSVEIRPK, from the coding sequence ATGATAAAAGAATTTTACCTGAAAAACGGAATTAATCTCTTGGTTGAAGAAAGAAAGGAAAGCAAGTCTGTTGCAATAGTCGTGGCAGTGAACTTCGGGTCACTCTACGAAAACAGAAAGCAGGCAGGCATAGCCCATTTAATTGAACACCTCATGTTTTCAGGCACAAAAAAAAGAAACAAAAAACAGATATCAGAAGAAATAGACAATATAGGGGGAAAAATAAACGCATTCACATCCAATGACATGACAGCCTATTATGTTGAATTACAGGACAAGCACTTAGACATAGGCTTGGGGGTATTGAGCGACTGCCTGCAGAACTCCTTGTTCGAAGAAAAAAACACGGAATTGGAAAAGCAAATAATACTAAAAGAAATAAACCAGCTTAAGGATAATCTGCCTTACTACTCAATTGACTTATTCCAGAAATTATGCTTCAAAGACAACAAAATGGAAAGCGTCATAGGAACAAAAGAAACTGTAGGAAATATAAAAAGAGAAGACATACTGAACTATTACTCGAGATTTTATGCCCCAAAGAACTTCATTGTATCAGTTGTAGGAAACGTGAAAGCACAAGAAGTAAAAGAAAAAGTAAAGCAGAAGTTCTTGAACAAAAAATTGCCTGAAACCAAAAGAATCGAATTAAAGAAGGAAAGGCAAGAAAAAAGAGAGAAAATAATTAAAAGGCAGGTAAACCAAGCGCACCTAGCCTTTGGTGTTAGGGCCCCAAAAAGCAATGAGAAAAGCGTTTTTGCAATGGAGGTAATTAATGCCTTCCTTGGCGGAGGCCTAAGCTCAAGGCTTGTCCAGGAAATAAGGGAGAAGAGAGGCCTTGCATATGTCGTGCACTCTATTTACGAAAGCAATCCATTCTTCGGCTTCTTTTTGCTGTATGTAGGGACAGGCAAGAAAAACCTCGGGCTAGTAAAAGAATTGATAGGAAAAGAATTGCTTGAACTCAAAGAAAAGAAATTGGGTGAAACTGAATTAAAGAACGCAAAACAGTACATTGAAGGAAAGCTTTTGCTCAACGAAGAAAACAATTACGAGAAAGCGATTAACACAGTGAAATACAAGCAGAACAGAATAAAGTCAACAGAAGAATACCTGAAAAAAATCAAGGAAGTAACAGCAAGAGAAGTAATGGATACAGCAAAAAAATATTTTGGGGAAGAGAAGATTGTGAGCGTTGAAATAAGGCCTAAATAA